The following are encoded together in the Chaetodon auriga isolate fChaAug3 chromosome 6, fChaAug3.hap1, whole genome shotgun sequence genome:
- the saxo4 gene encoding stabilizer of axonemal microtubules 4: MAEQGRTTAGPTGSGGRLTSNTARLCSTSYRASYDTGSFSSYLGHPSRTGFTANQRPAIYYRPSLDHIDNPQFGLLLSDNFMSQTKRHYQPHIRSDCSLPNVINKPRQSGFHQLRSHPKTASVEAKTEYQRLFVPHRLKPTVSQNHVTVGPKQESGFTEGTDLQPNTFQERKSCTVEPHLFHSSVMKSDFTPPSFLQGTEATPNLSSRSSRETGFTRGAVAPLACPTSILPSPQTESNAPTERTIGKKEPTGFLLNAPNSQAFPNAPFDISHFTTHYKSTFCHHADDGKLKSGHAGAGITSAKTDSAYSRRDMDRYTNKLHTQTHHVYFFMTPTTFFYFTGSSLGPRPSHTCDVLFVRVEKLPVSQLCKASGLKAKEGVEETKHCL; encoded by the exons ATGGCTGAGCAGGGAAGGACGACTGCTGGGCCAACAGGCAGTGGGGGACGACTGACCAGCAACACAGCAAGACTCTGCAGTACTTCTTACAGGGCGTCTTATG ACACAGGCAGCTTCTCTTCTTACCTCGGTCATCCCAGCAGGACGGGCTTCACAGCAAACCAGAGACCAGCCATATATTACAGGCCCAGTTTGGACCACATTGACAACCCTCAGTTTGG GCTGCTGTTATCTGACAATTTCATGTCTCAAACCAAACGACACTACCAGCCTCACATCCGGTCTGACTGCTCTTTGCCAAACGTCATTAACAAACCCAGACAGAGCGGCTTCCATCAGCTGAGGAGTCACCCGAAAACAGCGAGTGTGGAGGCGAAG ACTGAATACCAAAGACTGTTTGTGCCACATCGTCTCAAGCCAACAG TTTCCCAGAACCATGTGACTGTGGGTCCCAAACAGGAGAGTGGGTTCACTGAGGGAACAGACCTTCAGCCAAACACGTTTCAGGAGAGGAAAAGCTGCACA GTTGAACCTCACCTGTTTCACAGCTCCGTGATGAAAAGTGACTTCACGCCGCCATCGTTTCTGCAG GGCACCGAGGCGACACCGAACCTGAGCAGCCGTTCTTCCCGAGAAACAGGATTCACTCGAGGTGCCGTTGCTCCATTGGCCTGCCCG ACCTCCATTCTGCCATCACCACAAACTGAAAGTAATGCTCCGACTGAGAGGACCATTGGAAAAAAG gAGCCGACCGGGTTTCTTCTCAATGCTCCAAACAGCCAGGCTTTCCCGAACGCACCTTTCGATATTTCGCACTTCACTACACATTATAAGAGCAC GTTCTGTCATCATGCTGATGATGGAAAGCTGAAATCTGGCCACGCTGGTGCAGGAATCACGAGCGCAAAGACAGACAGCGCCTACAGCCGTCGAGACATGGACAGGTACACCAACAAGCTCCACACACAGACCCATCATGTGTACTTTTTCATGACTCCCACgacctttttttatttcacaggtTCATCTTTAGGGCCTAGACCTTCGCACACCTGTGATG TCCTTTTTGTGCGAGTTGAAAAGCTGCCAGTCAGCCAGTTGTGCAAAGCAAGTGGTTTGAAAGCCAAAGAGGGAGTGGAGGAAACGAAGCATTGTCTTTGA
- the lrrc10b gene encoding leucine-rich repeat-containing protein 10B: MGNSSSKGEGGEEGEEGGMDGEEAEITEKKKEEEEMEEELPLGVEEMFESGDPVLDLSYRKFKRLPLRVCGLMHLEKLYVCGNSLRTLPDSIAQLQGLRILALDFNKMEDVPSAICQLTNLTRLYLGSNRLMSLPPELRNLQSLRCLWMESNYFQRFPRELYDLPHLKSLQIGDNRLKTLPSDLWRMEALRGLWLYGNRFETFPKVLLRMENLEILDLDRNKISEFPSLKRLPALRLFSYDHNPVDAPPKVAEEVLVVGEGAAEFLEEREARKERRRKAAEKEAEELALAGEEPVIHGILKNSSSNSKQAANEATVTLGDADVKEEEAKEGEEDAELAVTEYDGAELEYDEEGVEYETEELICEGDGFEYEGEELEYERAQMDYEYEELEDTGRSGGGP, translated from the coding sequence ATGGGCAACTCCTCCAGcaagggagaggggggagaggaaggagaggaggggggcatGGATGGCGAGGAGGCAGAAatcacagagaagaagaaagaagaggaggagatggaggaagagctTCCACTGGGGGTGGAGGAGATGTTTGAGAGCGGGGATCCCGTGCTGGACTTGAGCTACCGCAAATTTAAGCGTCTACCTTTGCGTGTTTGCGGACTGATGCATCTGGAGAAGCTGTATGTTTGTGGAAACAGCCTGCGCACGCTGCCGGACAGTATCGCCCAGCTGCAGGGTCTGCGGATACTCGCCCTCGACTTCAACAAGATGGAAGACGTCCCGTCGGCCATCTGCCAGCTCACTAACCTCACTCGCCTCTACCTGGGCAGCAACCGGCTGATGAGCCTCCCGCCAGAGCTGAGGAACCTGCAGAGTCTGCGCTGCCTGTGGATGGAGAGCAACTACTTCCAGAGGTTTCCTCGGGAGCTCTACGACCTGCCCCACCTCAAGTCCCTTCAGATTGGAGACAACCGGCTGAAAACGCTGCCCTCTGACCTCTGGCGTATGGAGGCTTTGAGGGGATTATGGCTCTACGGGAACCGCTTTGAAACCTTCCCCAAAGTCCTGCTGCGCATGGAGAACTTAGAGATACTAGACCTGGACCGCAACAAGATATCAGAGTTTCCCAGCCTGAAGCGTCTCCCAGCCCTTCGCCTGTTCTCCTACGACCACAACCCTGTGGATGCCCCTCCGAAAGTGGCCGAGGAGGTGCTCGTGGTTGGGGAAGGCGCCGCAGAGTTTTTGGAGGAGCGCGAGGCCAGGAAAGAGAGACGACGAAAGGCGGCGGAGAAGGAGGCCGAAGAGCTGGCTCTGGCAGGAGAGGAGCCGGTGATTCACGGCATCCTGAAGAACAGCAGCTCCAACTCCAAGCAAGCAGCCAACGAAGCTACGGTGACTTTAGGGGACGCAGACGTTAAAGAGGAAGAGGccaaagagggggaggaggacgCAGAGCTGGCAGTCACCGAGTACGACGGAGCTGAGCTGGAATACGACGAGGAGGGGGTTGAATATGAGACAGAGGAGCTGATATGCGAGGGAGATGGGTTTGAGTACgagggagaggagctggagtACGAGAGGGCTCAGATGGACTACGAGTatgaagagctggaggacacGGGGAGAAGTGGTGGAGGGCCATGA